From Bacillota bacterium, a single genomic window includes:
- a CDS encoding cob(I)yrinic acid a,c-diamide adenosyltransferase encodes MSIMRGLIHIYTGDGKGKTTAAIGLGIRACGRGLKVFMAQFLKGIETGEMFTLKKLEPEFTLYRGTPLKKFTWEMSAEELETACKIQHEIFEITENAAFSGEWDVIILDEVIAAVNTKLLEKEKVINFIRNKPDSLELVLTGRNAPVEFIELADYVSEMVPVKHPVNNGIYARKGIEF; translated from the coding sequence ATGAGTATAATGCGCGGATTGATCCATATATATACCGGTGACGGAAAAGGGAAAACTACTGCAGCTATAGGACTTGGCATAAGGGCTTGCGGGAGAGGCTTAAAGGTGTTTATGGCCCAGTTTCTGAAAGGTATTGAAACCGGCGAGATGTTTACTTTAAAAAAGCTTGAGCCGGAATTTACATTATACAGGGGTACCCCTTTAAAAAAGTTTACCTGGGAAATGAGTGCTGAAGAGTTGGAAACAGCCTGCAAGATCCAACATGAAATATTTGAAATTACAGAAAATGCTGCATTTAGCGGAGAATGGGATGTTATAATACTGGATGAAGTTATAGCAGCAGTCAATACCAAGCTTTTGGAAAAAGAAAAAGTTATAAATTTTATTAGGAACAAACCTGACAGCCTTGAACTTGTGCTTACCGGAAGGAATGCCCCGGTAGAATTTATAGAGTTGGCCGACTATGTTTCCGAAATGGTTCCGGTTAAACACCCTGTGAATAACGGCATTTATGCAAGAAAGGGTATAGAATTTTAA
- a CDS encoding threonine synthase, translating into MLYESTRGRTGRVPSAEAVKKGIAPDGGLFVPENIVKITPYMLEQLIKANYQERAIPILMSYLTDYTETEIHECVKNAYSEAKFGSPEVVPVHKINSSTYILELWHGPTCAFKDIALQFLPHLLVKAVQKTGESKEIVILVATSGDTGKAALEGFKDVEGTRIIVFYPFGGVSEIQKMQMITQEGSNVYTLGVKGNFDDTQSGVKAIFVDQELNKIMEEKGYGFSSANSINWGRLVPQIVYYFSAYGDMVKKGEITPEDKINIVVPTGNFGNILAAFYAEEMGLPVNKLICASNENNVLTEFMNTGVYNRKRMFKKTISPSMDILISSNLERLLYEITGHDSKRICNWMKELKEDGIYKVDYETKKKVSGIFWASYSSEEETLNAIKKVYKDYGYLIDTHTAVGMDVYQKYVVEIGDKSTKTVIASTASPFKFSESVSKAVLGEEKIRDKDEFQLLEILSEECGIPIPYGLKDLDKKEIRHYTVCAREEMKKQVEKILGL; encoded by the coding sequence ATGTTATATGAAAGTACAAGAGGAAGAACCGGTAGAGTACCGTCGGCTGAAGCTGTTAAAAAGGGTATTGCTCCTGATGGTGGGTTGTTTGTACCGGAAAATATTGTTAAAATAACACCGTACATGTTAGAACAATTAATAAAGGCAAATTACCAGGAAAGAGCGATTCCCATATTAATGTCCTATTTAACTGATTATACGGAAACAGAAATACATGAGTGCGTAAAGAATGCATATAGCGAAGCAAAGTTTGGGAGCCCTGAAGTGGTACCTGTCCATAAGATAAATAGCAGCACGTATATCCTGGAGTTGTGGCATGGACCCACATGTGCCTTTAAAGATATTGCACTCCAGTTTTTACCTCATTTGCTGGTAAAAGCAGTGCAAAAGACGGGAGAAAGCAAAGAAATAGTAATTCTTGTGGCAACTTCAGGAGATACGGGGAAAGCAGCACTGGAGGGTTTTAAAGATGTAGAGGGAACAAGGATAATTGTGTTCTATCCATTTGGTGGTGTCAGTGAAATTCAAAAAATGCAAATGATTACCCAGGAAGGAAGTAATGTATATACTCTTGGTGTAAAAGGGAATTTTGACGATACCCAGAGTGGTGTCAAGGCAATATTTGTTGATCAAGAGCTAAATAAAATTATGGAAGAAAAAGGATATGGGTTTTCTTCTGCAAACTCAATAAACTGGGGACGATTGGTACCCCAGATTGTCTATTACTTTTCTGCATATGGTGATATGGTAAAAAAAGGTGAGATAACTCCTGAAGATAAAATAAACATTGTTGTGCCGACAGGAAATTTCGGTAACATACTTGCTGCTTTTTATGCGGAGGAAATGGGTCTACCTGTAAATAAACTCATATGTGCATCCAATGAAAACAATGTATTAACAGAATTTATGAACACGGGGGTATATAATAGAAAGAGAATGTTTAAGAAAACCATATCCCCTTCCATGGATATTTTAATTTCCAGTAACTTAGAGAGGCTTCTTTATGAAATAACCGGACATGATTCAAAGCGTATTTGCAATTGGATGAAAGAATTAAAAGAAGATGGAATTTATAAGGTAGATTACGAGACAAAGAAGAAAGTATCAGGTATATTTTGGGCTTCCTACAGCAGTGAGGAAGAAACTTTAAATGCCATAAAAAAAGTGTATAAGGATTACGGATACCTTATTGATACTCACACTGCAGTTGGAATGGATGTATACCAGAAATATGTGGTTGAAATTGGCGACAAGAGCACAAAAACCGTAATTGCATCTACCGCTAGTCCTTTTAAATTTAGTGAAAGTGTATCAAAGGCAGTATTAGGAGAAGAAAAAATCAGGGACAAGGATGAATTCCAGCTGTTAGAAATACTTTCAGAAGAATGTGGCATTCCAATACCCTATGGGTTGAAGGATCTGGACAAAAAAGAAATAAGGCACTATACGGTTTGTGCCAGGGAAGAAATGAAAAAGCAGGTTGAAAAAATATTGGGCCTGTAA
- a CDS encoding ABC transporter substrate-binding protein, which produces MKTLTKNNNKLLKIIGILLMVFVLFTVFTACTVKWKDKTTDTSSTVQTGDASGTEKEAEEKDDAGFPLKVKDAKGVEIEIKKKPEKIVSLTLTTDEMLLSLVDKKRITALSHLSVDPGISNVVKEAEEIPVKVKLELETLISLQPDLIIVADWTDENAVKQLRDANITVYALATPNNIDEVKEAVLKVAELVGEKEKGKDVISWMDAKLKAIEDKVKSLKADEKLKALSCDSFLYTYGKGTTFDDITKHAGVINLASEQGMEMWQEISKEKIVELNPDILFLPSWSYEGFDAEKFTEDFKNDKSLASVNAIKNNRVFNLPEAHMTTTSQYIVLGVEDVARAAYPGLFGKD; this is translated from the coding sequence ATGAAAACGTTAACTAAAAATAACAACAAACTATTAAAAATTATTGGAATATTATTAATGGTATTTGTACTTTTTACAGTATTTACTGCCTGTACTGTAAAATGGAAAGATAAAACTACAGATACAAGTTCTACTGTACAAACCGGTGATGCTTCAGGTACTGAAAAAGAAGCCGAAGAAAAAGATGATGCAGGATTTCCGCTTAAAGTTAAAGATGCCAAGGGCGTAGAAATAGAAATAAAAAAGAAACCTGAAAAAATTGTTTCTCTTACCCTTACTACCGATGAGATGCTTTTATCTTTGGTTGATAAGAAAAGAATTACAGCACTTTCACATCTTTCAGTGGACCCAGGAATTTCAAATGTAGTAAAAGAGGCAGAGGAAATTCCTGTAAAGGTTAAATTGGAACTGGAAACATTAATATCTTTACAGCCTGATTTAATAATAGTTGCAGACTGGACTGATGAAAATGCCGTAAAGCAGTTGAGGGACGCCAATATTACAGTGTACGCACTGGCAACGCCCAACAATATAGACGAGGTTAAAGAAGCTGTGCTGAAAGTCGCAGAACTAGTGGGTGAGAAGGAAAAAGGTAAGGATGTTATTTCATGGATGGACGCGAAACTTAAAGCTATAGAAGACAAGGTGAAAAGCCTGAAAGCCGATGAAAAACTGAAAGCATTGAGCTGTGATTCTTTCCTTTATACCTATGGTAAAGGGACCACTTTTGATGACATAACTAAACATGCTGGTGTTATTAATCTCGCATCAGAACAGGGTATGGAAATGTGGCAGGAGATTTCCAAGGAAAAAATTGTGGAGCTAAACCCGGATATATTATTCCTTCCATCATGGTCATACGAAGGGTTTGATGCAGAAAAATTTACGGAAGATTTTAAAAACGATAAAAGCCTTGCCAGTGTAAACGCAATAAAAAATAACAGGGTATTTAATCTTCCTGAAGCGCATATGACTACTACATCCCAGTACATTGTCCTGGGTGTTGAGGATGTAGCAAGGGCAGCATACCCTGGGTTGTTCGGAAAGGATTAA
- a CDS encoding iron ABC transporter permease → MNRKNKAIKKKEEALKLNIYLKISSVIPIMLAVLVVAVVISTAIGAVSVPFLDTVKIILKNWGLLKNIDFKEGWESIIFYVRFPRVVTTILVGAALGTSGAVMQGMFRNPMADPGILGVSSGASLGAVTAIYLGLPSKGIYFMPLFASAGALIASFMVFLLSSRGGKIPVMNMILSGIAISMFFSAVTTAILSFIRSDQVKQFLFWTMGSLNGRRWEDVKISFVPILLCISILFLFSRDLNILLLGEEEAQSVGLNPSKTRRYILFFSSILTAVAVSVSGTISFVGLMVPHIIRLLIGPDHRVLIPTSALGGAIFLLACDLIGRTVMAPGEISVGIVTSLLGAPYFLFLLNKARKEGVAL, encoded by the coding sequence ATGAATAGAAAGAACAAGGCTATAAAAAAGAAGGAAGAAGCATTAAAATTAAATATATATCTTAAAATAAGTTCAGTTATACCAATTATGCTGGCTGTGCTTGTTGTAGCAGTAGTAATTTCTACTGCAATAGGCGCGGTCAGCGTACCCTTTTTGGATACAGTGAAAATAATTCTAAAAAACTGGGGGTTATTAAAGAATATAGACTTCAAAGAAGGTTGGGAATCAATCATATTTTACGTCAGATTTCCACGGGTTGTAACTACAATACTGGTTGGTGCAGCATTGGGGACATCAGGTGCAGTTATGCAGGGCATGTTTAGAAATCCGATGGCAGATCCAGGTATATTAGGTGTGTCGAGCGGCGCAAGCCTTGGTGCTGTTACAGCAATTTATCTTGGCCTGCCTTCAAAAGGAATTTACTTCATGCCTCTTTTTGCTTCTGCTGGTGCCCTGATAGCCTCTTTTATGGTATTTTTGCTTTCTTCCCGGGGTGGGAAAATACCTGTAATGAACATGATTCTTTCGGGTATTGCCATAAGCATGTTTTTTAGTGCTGTTACTACAGCAATCCTGTCTTTTATAAGAAGCGACCAGGTAAAGCAGTTTTTGTTCTGGACAATGGGAAGCTTGAATGGCCGAAGGTGGGAAGACGTAAAAATCTCTTTTGTTCCTATATTATTATGTATATCTATTTTATTCCTTTTTTCCAGGGATTTGAACATTCTGCTTTTAGGCGAGGAAGAGGCCCAATCTGTTGGGCTGAATCCTTCGAAAACACGGAGATATATCCTGTTTTTTTCTTCCATATTAACTGCTGTTGCAGTAAGTGTCAGTGGTACAATAAGTTTTGTAGGGCTCATGGTGCCCCACATAATAAGGCTTCTAATAGGGCCTGACCACAGGGTGCTTATTCCGACGAGTGCGTTGGGAGGAGCCATATTCCTCCTTGCATGTGACCTTATAGGCAGGACGGTTATGGCTCCGGGCGAGATAAGTGTAGGTATAGTAACTTCTCTTCTTGGAGCGCCTTATTTTCTGTTCCTATTGAATAAGGCGAGGAAAGAGGGTGTTGCTTTGTAA
- a CDS encoding ABC transporter ATP-binding protein, which yields MIENVIYGNNYILEIVGLNYFIDELQILKDVSFKIKKGEFVGLIGPNGAGKTTLLKCINGINTSDGRIKIKNMDLAKLNEKKIAREVALMNQNTNITFPFPSIDVVLTGRYPYLGFARGESIEDYNIARKYMDYTHTLKFEKRPITKVSGGERQRILFAKILTQETDIILLDEPTSNLDIAYEEQIFAYCRELCSMGKTVIAAVHDLKIASRYCSKLMLMKDGEIIADGTTEEVLTSENLSKAYGVNALVYRNRITGFLDFYIPGFEHRKEKRRVHVIGGGGSASGVIRQLFERGFDISTGVLTHGDSDLNCAEVFGIKRVVNNPFSEICDDSFNENIKHIKEAEFTILCNMPFGVLNIRNLEAARYASNLIIIEDDNPENRDFTGGKALEIYNDLKRNAIVTTYARLHEVIDDH from the coding sequence ATGATAGAAAATGTAATTTATGGTAATAATTATATACTTGAGATAGTCGGACTGAATTATTTTATAGATGAGCTTCAAATACTAAAGGATGTAAGTTTTAAAATTAAGAAAGGTGAATTTGTGGGACTTATAGGTCCCAACGGTGCGGGTAAGACTACTCTTCTTAAATGTATAAACGGTATTAATACATCTGATGGACGAATTAAAATCAAAAACATGGATTTAGCAAAGCTTAATGAGAAAAAGATTGCCAGGGAAGTAGCCCTGATGAACCAAAATACGAACATAACATTTCCTTTTCCTTCGATAGATGTTGTCCTTACAGGGAGGTATCCTTACCTGGGATTTGCAAGAGGAGAGAGTATTGAGGATTACAACATTGCAAGGAAATATATGGACTATACCCATACCTTGAAATTTGAAAAAAGACCAATAACAAAGGTTTCAGGCGGGGAAAGACAAAGGATACTGTTTGCCAAGATTCTTACCCAGGAGACCGATATAATTTTGCTTGACGAACCTACTTCAAACCTGGATATTGCATATGAAGAGCAAATATTTGCCTACTGCCGGGAGCTTTGCAGTATGGGAAAAACAGTTATTGCTGCTGTGCATGACTTAAAAATTGCGTCCAGGTATTGTTCCAAGCTTATGCTCATGAAGGACGGAGAAATAATTGCCGATGGTACAACAGAAGAAGTTTTAACATCCGAGAACCTTTCAAAGGCATATGGAGTAAATGCCCTTGTTTACAGGAACAGAATTACAGGATTTCTTGATTTTTATATTCCCGGATTTGAGCACAGGAAAGAAAAGAGACGTGTGCATGTTATTGGTGGAGGGGGTTCTGCCTCGGGAGTTATAAGACAGCTCTTTGAAAGGGGATTTGATATATCCACGGGAGTCCTCACTCATGGAGACAGCGACCTTAACTGTGCTGAAGTATTTGGAATAAAACGGGTAGTTAATAACCCTTTCAGTGAAATATGTGACGATTCTTTTAATGAGAATATAAAACATATAAAGGAAGCAGAGTTTACAATACTTTGCAACATGCCTTTCGGAGTTTTGAATATAAGAAACCTTGAAGCTGCAAGATATGCTTCAAACCTTATTATAATTGAAGACGATAACCCTGAAAACAGGGATTTTACAGGGGGAAAAGCCCTGGAAATATATAACGATTTGAAGAGGAACGCAATTGTAACAACCTATGCGAGACTGCATGAAGTAATTGATGATCATTAA
- a CDS encoding carbohydrate ABC transporter permease codes for MVYKSKDDIIFDIVSISLVTLFFIIVLYPLIYIVIASISDPFLVSRGKVWIIPRGITFEGYKRVFSYSQLWVGYRNTIFYTISGTIISLFLTLTAAYSLSHQDFIGKKLFVLLFTVTMYFSGGLIPTYLIVKGLGLRNTPFAQIIPGALGFWYIVIVRTYYQNSIPSSIKEAATIDGCSYTGLFTTIILPLSKPIIAVMALYYGVGQWNSWFNALIYISKESLFPLQLILRKILILNEINNQMLDMGQIEAITKQIEISALIKYAVIIVAALPVIIIYPFLQKYFVKGIMIGALKG; via the coding sequence TTGGTTTATAAAAGTAAAGATGATATCATTTTTGATATAGTAAGCATAAGTCTAGTAACTCTCTTTTTTATTATTGTATTATATCCACTTATTTATATCGTTATTGCATCAATAAGTGACCCGTTCTTAGTATCCAGGGGGAAAGTATGGATTATTCCAAGGGGGATTACTTTTGAAGGATATAAACGTGTATTCAGTTACAGCCAATTATGGGTAGGATACAGAAATACTATATTCTATACAATATCCGGTACTATCATTAGTTTATTTTTGACATTAACTGCAGCTTATTCATTATCACATCAGGATTTTATTGGGAAAAAGTTATTTGTTTTGCTTTTTACCGTGACTATGTATTTCTCCGGCGGTTTGATTCCGACATATTTAATAGTAAAAGGTCTTGGACTAAGAAATACTCCATTTGCACAGATTATACCGGGAGCTTTAGGTTTTTGGTACATAGTTATTGTAAGAACTTACTATCAAAATAGTATACCAAGTAGTATTAAGGAAGCAGCAACTATAGATGGATGTTCTTATACGGGCTTATTTACAACAATTATTTTACCGTTATCAAAACCTATAATTGCAGTAATGGCATTGTATTATGGTGTAGGTCAATGGAATAGCTGGTTTAATGCACTTATATATATTTCTAAAGAAAGTTTGTTTCCATTACAACTGATTTTGAGGAAAATTCTTATTCTTAATGAGATTAATAATCAAATGTTGGATATGGGACAAATTGAAGCAATTACCAAACAAATTGAAATTAGTGCATTAATAAAGTATGCAGTGATTATTGTAGCTGCACTTCCCGTTATCATTATATATCCGTTTTTGCAAAAATACTTTGTCAAGGGTATTATGATTGGAGCTTTGAAAGGATGA
- a CDS encoding bifunctional folylpolyglutamate synthase/dihydrofolate synthase, which translates to MTYKEALEYIHGTRKFGCKLGLENIKTLLGMLGNPHEKLKYVHVAGTNGKGSTVAFIGSILIESGYKTGIYISPYIERFTERIQVNRKEISEHDLARITEIVKGKVDEMLRSGLTHPTEFEIVTAIGFQYYCEMECDIVVLEVGLGGRFDSTNVINTPLVSVITSISYDHMDILGNTLAQIAFEKAGIIKEGGDVVLYSQDEEVEKVIENVCNERNSRLHRADFGKIKALGHDIEGQTFDFGPYKNLKIKLLGGHQLKNAAVAVEACKVLANKGYKITEETIRKGLERASWPGRMEVVSKNPLFFIDGAHNIEGVRVLAEYLTTYFPDKKKIFIMGVLRDKEYKAMLEIIAPLADKFITVTPLSERALPAAELAENIRAYCKNVLISDTIESGIKTALQIYSGDDIICAFGSLYYIGEIRRYFENLRSSAFS; encoded by the coding sequence ATGACTTATAAAGAAGCATTGGAATATATACATGGTACAAGGAAGTTCGGATGCAAACTCGGCCTTGAAAATATAAAGACTTTATTGGGAATGCTTGGCAACCCCCATGAAAAATTAAAGTATGTCCATGTAGCGGGCACAAATGGGAAAGGCTCAACTGTTGCCTTTATAGGCAGCATACTGATAGAATCCGGTTATAAAACAGGTATTTATATATCTCCTTATATTGAACGTTTTACCGAAAGGATACAGGTTAACAGGAAAGAAATATCGGAACATGATCTTGCCAGAATAACTGAAATAGTAAAGGGAAAGGTGGATGAAATGTTGAGAAGTGGGTTGACACACCCCACAGAATTCGAAATAGTAACAGCCATTGGCTTCCAATATTATTGTGAAATGGAGTGTGATATTGTAGTATTGGAAGTGGGACTTGGAGGCAGGTTTGACTCTACAAACGTAATTAATACTCCTCTTGTATCGGTTATTACCTCAATAAGCTATGACCATATGGATATACTTGGTAATACACTGGCCCAAATTGCTTTTGAAAAAGCCGGCATTATTAAGGAAGGCGGAGATGTAGTATTATACTCCCAGGATGAGGAGGTTGAGAAGGTTATTGAAAATGTATGTAATGAAAGAAATTCAAGGCTTCATAGAGCGGATTTCGGGAAGATTAAAGCTCTGGGTCATGATATTGAGGGCCAGACTTTTGATTTTGGTCCATATAAAAATTTAAAAATTAAACTTTTGGGCGGACACCAGTTAAAAAATGCTGCAGTTGCCGTAGAAGCCTGTAAAGTTCTAGCTAATAAAGGATATAAAATTACCGAAGAAACCATTAGAAAGGGATTAGAAAGAGCAAGCTGGCCGGGCAGGATGGAAGTTGTAAGCAAAAACCCCCTTTTTTTTATAGATGGTGCTCACAATATAGAAGGAGTAAGAGTTTTGGCAGAATACCTCACCACATATTTTCCGGATAAGAAAAAAATATTCATAATGGGCGTGTTGAGAGATAAGGAATATAAAGCAATGTTGGAAATCATAGCACCATTAGCTGATAAATTTATTACTGTAACCCCTTTAAGTGAGCGGGCGCTTCCTGCTGCTGAATTGGCTGAAAATATAAGAGCATATTGTAAAAATGTATTAATTAGTGATACAATAGAAAGTGGTATAAAGACAGCTCTTCAAATTTATTCTGGTGATGACATAATATGTGCATTTGGTTCTTTGTATTATATAGGAGAAATTAGACGGTACTTTGAAAACCTTCGAAGCTCAGCATTTTCATAA
- a CDS encoding patatin-like phospholipase family protein: MTILWFSSNRAFMEKKRILNLILGRGGIKGIAYAGVFEVAQKRGYRWGNIAGVSAGSVAGAYVAAGYKAEELIKILDEFDFSELNLNKIPEKVPAVQRIMDITNKLKQYDESVFRSFLTKDDSSNMELDDYRAGFLKNIVTYCQKGCLFDGEYLEEWVAKVLAKKGVKVFGDLRGGVIDSKNPEGYKIRMTAVDCNRARVIVLPDDISYYGIDPDKFEVAKAVRMSTCVPFAFKPVEIKKKQGDKTKIHYIIDGGVLDKFPSWLIENSPKYPTVGFTLDGGEKKGIFHINTPLGILKALISAVHDIGVPKDSTSDLKYVGKINTNKVYSLDFNIDQEDKKYLYESGKKTAISLFNDFEKTSGYKYKKPMPIPFPWFNGRYNNQWRR; the protein is encoded by the coding sequence ATGACAATATTGTGGTTTAGTAGTAACAGGGCATTTATGGAGAAAAAAAGAATATTAAACCTAATCCTTGGGAGAGGAGGAATTAAGGGAATTGCTTATGCCGGGGTTTTTGAAGTTGCCCAAAAGAGAGGTTATAGATGGGGGAATATTGCAGGCGTATCGGCAGGATCTGTTGCCGGTGCTTATGTAGCAGCCGGATATAAGGCTGAAGAATTAATAAAAATACTCGATGAATTCGATTTTTCGGAACTAAATTTGAATAAAATACCTGAAAAAGTACCGGCTGTACAAAGAATTATGGATATTACAAATAAACTAAAGCAGTACGATGAAAGTGTTTTTAGGTCTTTTTTGACTAAAGATGATAGTTCAAATATGGAATTAGATGATTACAGAGCCGGTTTTTTAAAAAATATAGTGACATATTGCCAGAAAGGATGCCTGTTTGATGGTGAATATCTTGAAGAATGGGTAGCAAAGGTATTGGCCAAAAAAGGGGTAAAGGTTTTCGGTGATCTGAGGGGAGGAGTTATAGATTCTAAAAATCCCGAGGGATATAAAATAAGAATGACGGCTGTTGACTGTAATAGGGCAAGGGTTATTGTTCTACCTGATGATATATCCTATTATGGTATTGACCCGGATAAATTTGAAGTGGCAAAGGCTGTTAGAATGAGTACATGTGTGCCTTTTGCCTTTAAGCCTGTAGAAATTAAGAAAAAACAGGGGGATAAAACTAAAATCCATTATATTATAGATGGCGGGGTGTTAGATAAGTTCCCGTCCTGGTTGATTGAAAATTCCCCTAAATATCCGACAGTTGGTTTTACACTGGATGGAGGAGAGAAAAAGGGAATTTTCCATATTAACACTCCCTTGGGGATATTAAAAGCACTTATATCTGCAGTGCATGATATAGGTGTGCCAAAAGATTCTACTTCTGACTTAAAGTATGTGGGAAAAATAAACACAAACAAGGTTTACTCTCTTGATTTTAATATTGACCAGGAAGATAAAAAATATTTATATGAATCTGGTAAAAAAACTGCAATATCATTGTTTAATGACTTTGAAAAAACATCAGGATACAAATACAAAAAGCCTATGCCAATACCTTTTCCGTGGTTTAATGGAAGATATAATAATCAATGGAGGAGATAG
- a CDS encoding tetratricopeptide repeat protein, with translation MVDLKNELKNFLPISLENITKINSDIPEDIKNSILLYNNALEKLKMNSEDIAIIELKKAISLNPEFYEAINLLGLCYYYLKEYEKAEEMFEKVTKAENNGIRAFNYLRIMRNEETPDISQTKGTAKKSGVRKKVAKTREIKSDKVSIRGFSTTGEGKSDRKQDVIKYLTGIIIGIIIAFLIGIPSIFKYNNGSDVNNGDTDKGPAVIENNEYEEKYRQLSNEYENLKKDLEATKTERDYYKAAIKLYEVEDLAKARKYEEAADMLILIKNIEFKDAEKEKYDKLFNDVMPRASDIVYSQAYNLFQAKKYRESLNKYSKISEYYENYGKMDIVLYYMGKCYLELNDKENAKAMFLKTIEKFPDSEYARYSKSRLDSIIGNTENE, from the coding sequence ATGGTTGACCTTAAAAATGAGCTTAAAAATTTTTTGCCTATCAGTCTTGAAAACATTACTAAAATTAATTCCGATATACCCGAAGACATAAAAAATTCCATATTGCTTTATAATAATGCACTGGAAAAACTAAAAATGAATAGTGAAGATATCGCTATAATCGAACTAAAAAAAGCAATATCCTTAAACCCTGAATTCTATGAAGCCATTAACCTCCTTGGACTGTGTTATTATTACTTAAAAGAATATGAAAAAGCGGAAGAGATGTTTGAAAAGGTAACAAAAGCTGAAAATAACGGTATTAGGGCATTTAATTATTTAAGAATTATGAGAAATGAAGAAACTCCGGATATTTCCCAGACAAAAGGGACGGCTAAAAAGAGCGGGGTAAGGAAAAAAGTTGCAAAAACAAGAGAAATTAAATCGGATAAGGTAAGCATAAGGGGATTTTCGACGACAGGTGAGGGAAAAAGCGATAGGAAGCAGGATGTTATTAAATATTTAACAGGTATTATTATTGGAATTATTATAGCTTTTTTAATAGGTATTCCAAGTATTTTCAAATATAATAATGGTAGTGATGTAAATAATGGAGATACCGATAAGGGACCTGCGGTAATTGAAAATAATGAATATGAAGAAAAATACAGACAACTTAGTAATGAGTATGAAAATTTAAAAAAAGACTTAGAAGCAACAAAAACCGAAAGGGATTATTATAAAGCAGCTATAAAACTTTATGAAGTTGAGGATTTGGCTAAAGCAAGAAAATATGAAGAGGCTGCAGACATGTTAATATTAATAAAAAATATAGAATTTAAAGATGCTGAAAAAGAAAAATATGACAAGTTGTTTAACGATGTAATGCCGAGGGCTTCAGATATAGTATATAGCCAAGCCTATAATTTATTCCAGGCGAAAAAATACAGGGAATCCTTAAATAAGTATTCAAAAATTTCCGAATATTATGAAAATTATGGCAAAATGGATATAGTGCTTTATTACATGGGAAAATGCTATCTTGAATTGAACGATAAAGAAAATGCAAAGGCAATGTTTCTAAAAACAATAGAAAAATTTCCCGACAGCGAATATGCCAGGTATTCAAAAAGTAGGCTGGACAGTATTATAGGAAATACTGAAAATGAATAG